In Paenibacillus hexagrammi, the following are encoded in one genomic region:
- a CDS encoding carbohydrate ABC transporter permease — translation MSSMKSSGFQSGRFIGQSIKWIFLIAVAFFTIFPIIMAMLGSVKTNAELTTGATILPTVWQFANYATAWEKANFSQFTWNSLFISLVVTVGTLLVATMSAYAVDRTKFPGKQVYVALQASTMFISIGAVVLMPQFNLMVKLGLNKSLWGVIIILISSHAVIYFMLIGFFKAIPKDLDEAAYIDGCNFFTVYWRIILPLLRPALGVTALFTFRGAWNEYILPLVFTMTNPKLQTLTVGLANLRYGIGAAAEAHLMMAGACLSFLPILVVYVLANKSFIQVTAGSVKG, via the coding sequence ATGAGCAGCATGAAATCAAGCGGTTTTCAGAGCGGCCGCTTTATTGGGCAGAGTATAAAATGGATCTTTCTGATAGCGGTAGCCTTTTTCACGATATTTCCGATTATTATGGCGATGCTCGGTTCGGTCAAGACGAATGCGGAGCTGACAACAGGGGCTACCATACTGCCTACAGTTTGGCAGTTCGCCAACTACGCCACGGCATGGGAAAAGGCGAATTTTTCACAGTTTACATGGAACAGCCTCTTTATCAGCTTAGTGGTAACGGTCGGAACCCTGCTTGTGGCAACCATGTCAGCTTATGCAGTGGATCGGACGAAATTCCCGGGCAAACAAGTGTATGTAGCGTTGCAGGCGAGTACGATGTTCATATCCATTGGCGCCGTGGTGTTAATGCCGCAGTTCAATCTAATGGTGAAGCTTGGTTTAAATAAATCGCTCTGGGGTGTTATCATCATCTTGATCAGCTCCCATGCCGTGATCTATTTTATGCTGATCGGCTTTTTTAAAGCGATTCCGAAAGATCTCGATGAAGCTGCCTATATTGACGGCTGCAATTTCTTCACGGTGTACTGGCGGATTATTCTCCCGTTATTGCGTCCAGCACTCGGCGTCACAGCCTTGTTCACGTTCCGGGGCGCATGGAATGAATATATCCTGCCGTTGGTATTCACGATGACGAATCCGAAGCTCCAGACATTAACAGTTGGATTAGCAAATTTACGCTACGGAATAGGCGCGGCGGCAGAGGCTCATCTCATGATGGCCGGAGCTTGTCTATCTTTCCTGCCTATCCTCGTCGTCTATGTGTTGGCGAATAAATCGTTCATTCAGGTAACGGCTGGAAGCGTTAAAGGGTAA
- a CDS encoding ABC transporter substrate-binding protein: protein MVMSALLGAAMVSSLAACGGQSDQPQSTGTAASSEAPAASGQKTKLSYWTIDRHDADYMKDVIKKFNETNKDNIEVEMTVMADNFNQSVDIAFASKQAPDIFRTNDFSGFVKKGYLLPLNDMMTDEMKQRYGNLLVEESNMVDGKVYSLPNTGQYWRLIYNVDLFKKAGINEPPKTIQEMVDDAKKITEAGKDIGAYGFAENFKNPDSAFGRIANPIGSLSGTSVVDGYNYKTGQFDFAADKPIVEALRQMKQDGSMLPGVESLDIDPLRAQFAAGKIGMYFNHSGEPAVYQSQFPTKINWSAALPPTIDGKQQGTVAIANAGSYIGINHDTPNKDKAWKFLEYIYNLDFQKAYHEKGLGISIVPDVNAVAQKPTMPGIEGFLPTKFDGLYAPTPLGATETKVEGVKIGSVIIRYMLEGGDLDKILADLTARYNAGLEKARAAGETKAKADPSFDPNKLQGSLAK, encoded by the coding sequence ATGGTAATGAGTGCGCTGCTTGGCGCTGCGATGGTATCTTCCCTAGCCGCATGCGGCGGACAATCCGATCAGCCCCAAAGCACGGGCACAGCAGCTTCAAGTGAAGCGCCGGCAGCTTCTGGGCAAAAGACGAAGCTATCCTACTGGACGATTGACCGTCACGACGCGGATTACATGAAGGATGTCATAAAGAAGTTCAATGAGACGAACAAGGACAACATTGAAGTTGAGATGACAGTTATGGCGGACAACTTTAACCAGTCGGTAGATATCGCCTTTGCCAGCAAGCAAGCACCAGATATCTTCCGGACGAACGATTTCTCCGGTTTTGTAAAGAAAGGTTACTTGCTTCCGCTTAACGATATGATGACGGACGAAATGAAGCAGCGTTACGGCAATTTGCTTGTGGAAGAGAGCAACATGGTGGATGGAAAAGTGTATTCACTTCCAAACACAGGGCAATATTGGAGATTGATTTATAACGTAGACTTGTTCAAAAAGGCAGGCATCAATGAACCGCCAAAAACGATTCAGGAAATGGTTGACGATGCTAAAAAGATAACCGAAGCCGGTAAGGATATTGGCGCTTACGGCTTTGCAGAAAACTTCAAAAATCCGGATTCCGCTTTCGGACGAATTGCGAACCCGATTGGATCGCTTAGCGGAACATCTGTCGTAGACGGTTACAACTACAAAACAGGACAATTCGATTTTGCGGCTGATAAGCCGATCGTCGAGGCACTTCGCCAAATGAAGCAAGATGGCAGCATGCTTCCTGGTGTCGAGTCCTTGGACATCGATCCTCTGCGTGCGCAGTTCGCTGCTGGGAAAATCGGAATGTATTTCAACCACTCCGGTGAACCAGCTGTGTATCAAAGCCAATTCCCGACCAAAATCAATTGGAGCGCGGCACTTCCTCCGACGATCGACGGGAAACAGCAGGGTACGGTTGCCATTGCGAATGCAGGCAGCTATATTGGTATCAATCATGACACACCAAACAAAGATAAGGCTTGGAAATTCCTGGAGTACATTTACAATCTAGACTTCCAGAAGGCTTATCATGAAAAGGGTCTTGGCATCTCGATTGTTCCAGATGTGAACGCCGTCGCACAAAAGCCGACCATGCCGGGGATTGAAGGCTTCCTGCCAACCAAGTTTGACGGCTTGTATGCCCCTACACCGCTTGGTGCTACGGAAACGAAGGTTGAAGGAGTGAAAATCGGCAGCGTGATCATCCGCTACATGCTTGAAGGCGGAGATTTGGATAAGATTCTGGCTGATTTGACTGCACGCTACAATGCGGGATTGGAGAAAGCGAGAGCCGCTGGTGAAACAAAAGCAAAAGCTGACCCAAGCTTTGATCCTAATAAACTGCAAGGCAGTCTTGCCAAATAA
- a CDS encoding carbohydrate ABC transporter permease, whose amino-acid sequence MRRRSSLFNSYLFIFPSLFLTLALGIYPLIWAFRYMFYDYQGYGKERFIGIDNFTRLLRDTEYWHSVYNTLIYASGKLIIVLPLSLILAVILNRGIRGKVFLRAVYFMPTIISTSVMAIVFFTIFNSYNGLLNQFLLKYGITSKAIDWLGPDYAMLTVIIMAVWGAIGNYMLLFIAGLQGIPDDLYESASIDGANVVQKFWYITIPLLGPVLQMIVMLAIINALKGYESIMVMTEGGPFGKTDVMYLYVYKLFFPVSAASPTVQQIGYGSAAGFVTALIVGAITILYFAMSKRLNQD is encoded by the coding sequence ATGCGCAGAAGGAGTTCCCTATTCAATTCCTATCTCTTTATTTTTCCAAGTTTGTTTTTAACCTTAGCGCTGGGAATCTACCCGCTGATTTGGGCGTTTCGCTATATGTTCTACGATTACCAGGGCTACGGCAAAGAACGATTTATCGGTATCGATAATTTTACAAGGTTGCTGCGCGATACAGAGTACTGGCATTCCGTGTACAACACGCTTATCTATGCGAGCGGCAAGCTGATTATCGTCCTGCCGCTGTCCCTGATCCTGGCTGTTATTTTGAATCGCGGTATCAGAGGAAAAGTATTCTTGCGTGCCGTGTATTTCATGCCAACGATTATTAGTACCTCTGTCATGGCCATCGTCTTCTTTACGATTTTCAATTCGTATAACGGATTGCTGAATCAATTCTTGCTGAAATATGGCATCACCTCCAAAGCCATCGATTGGTTGGGTCCGGATTATGCGATGCTAACGGTGATCATCATGGCTGTATGGGGAGCCATCGGTAATTACATGCTCCTGTTCATAGCCGGTTTGCAAGGGATCCCGGATGATTTGTACGAGAGTGCATCCATTGACGGAGCTAATGTCGTGCAAAAGTTTTGGTATATCACGATCCCTCTGCTCGGACCTGTTCTGCAAATGATTGTGATGCTCGCCATCATCAACGCTCTGAAAGGCTACGAAAGTATTATGGTCATGACCGAGGGCGGACCTTTTGGCAAAACAGACGTCATGTATCTGTATGTGTACAAATTGTTCTTCCCAGTGTCGGCGGCCAGTCCGACTGTTCAGCAGATTGGTTACGGCAGCGCTGCAGGCTTTGTAACGGCGCTCATTGTCGGTGCAATTACCATACTATATTTCGCAATGTCCAAACGATTGAATCAGGATTAA